Proteins found in one Leucoraja erinacea ecotype New England chromosome 34, Leri_hhj_1, whole genome shotgun sequence genomic segment:
- the LOC129712860 gene encoding LOW QUALITY PROTEIN: alpha-internexin-like (The sequence of the model RefSeq protein was modified relative to this genomic sequence to represent the inferred CDS: deleted 1 base in 1 codon) — MSFGWDLLDAYPSRRLPRDMGVRTPAWSLKHSPLSASRGLGSPLHKSPDSLHLLPPGALAEDLAALGSNEKLQMQGLNDRFAGFIDKVRQLEQLNHGLEAEIAGLRERQSRQSGLAAGYEPEMSELRNLLVEAEKQKVQFMLESEQVRESAQRLAERCEAEARARVDTQASVQACNTERDNSTMATLELQRKAQSLMDEIAFLKSTHDEEVSDLYSHIQAAQVSVEARDVAKADLAGALRAIRAQMEGCSSDNMGQTEQWFDARVAKLNQAAAMNRDALQSTRQELSEYSRQVQSRDIELQTMRARKESLEKQLGDVETRHDSDLVGYQDAIQQLDNELKNTKREMVLHLREYQELLNVKMALDVEIASYRKLLEGEETRFGDYTPSTYTYKPQPLTHATYMPTKTKATSTKVMPQYRFVEEIISATTKEVNMAELESDYKIVMGQDGETQGEAAEREGDVDKEPSEAGEAAEEGEEAEEVEDKGGEEEAKGDVEEEEKDEEEVTEQKDEVDTGEDKVEEAEEDQVGKDGEVEKEEEQVEEEVKEEGVKVEVKEEEVKEDEVKDVKEDEVKEDEVKEDEVKEDEVKEDEAEGKEEKLKEEETVEVKDEEAKEKVEEKAVKEKVEEVKEKTEEEKADIKDGEKVEEKAEEQKAEEKEEEKVEEKVEVKDKAEEKVEEKVEQKEEVKDKAEEKEEVKVEEKEEVKDKAEEKEEVKVEEKEEVKDKAEEKEEEKREGKRRRSKGEAEEKVEEKAEEKKAEGKAEEVVEEKAEEKKEEKAEGKVEEKISEQKAEAKVISKTKEGEGVTGASVVKGGDQVEDKLMGKDEKAKVPDTKVAGGESQLTSGTKPMNGKETVTETETKDEAASTENGQGTQ, encoded by the exons ATGAGTTTCGGCTGGGACTTACTTGATGCTTACCCATCCAGGAGACTACCCCGGGACATGGGGGTCCGCACTCCGGCCTGGTCCCTCAAGCACAGCCCCTTGTCCGCTAGCCGCGGCCTCGGCTCCCCGCTGCACAAGTCCCCGGACAGCCTGCACCTGTTACCGCCCGGAGCGCTGGCCGAAGACCTGGCCGCGCTCGGCAGCAACGAGAAGCTACAGATGCAGGGACTAAACGACCGCTTTGCCGGCTTCATCGACAAGGTGCGGCAACTGGAGCAGCTGAACCACGGGCTGGAGGCCGAGATCGCAGGGTTGAGGGAGCGGCAGAGCCGCCAGTCCGGACTGGCCGCTGGCTACGAGCCCGAAATGTCCGAGTTACGGAACCTCCTAGTGGAAGCGGAGAAGCAGAAAGTACAGTTTATGTTGGAGAGTGAGCAGGTGCGGGAAAGCGCACAGCGACTGGCCGAGAGGTGCGAGGCTGAGGCGCGGGCACGTGTGGATACACAGGCTAGTGTCCAGGCATGTAATACTGAGCGGGACAACAGTACTATGGCCACACTCGAGCTGCAGCGTAAAGCGCAGTCGCTAATGGACGAGATCGCCTTCCTGAAGAGCACCCACGATGAGGAGGTGTCCGACCTGTACAGCCACATCCAGGCAGCGCAGGTGAGCGTGGAGGCGAGGGATGTGGCCAAGGCTGACCTGGCGGGAGCCCTGCGGGCGATCCGGGCTCAGATGGAAGGCTGCAGCAGCGACAACATGGGCCAGACCGAGCAGTGGTTCGATGCCCGTGTGGCCAAGCTGAACCAGGCGGCGGCGATGAACAGAGACGCCCTACAGAGCACACGGCAGGAGCTGAGCGAATACAGCCGCCAGGTGCAGTCCCGGGACATCGAGCTACAGACCATGCGGGCGAGGAAGGAGTcgctggagaagcagctgggcGACGTCGAGACCCGACACGACTCCGATCTAGTCGGCTATCAG GACGCCATCCAACAACTAGATAACGAACTAAAAAATACAAAGCGGGAAATGGTACTGCATCTGCGGGAATACCAGGAGCTTCTGAACGTGAAGATGGCCTTGGATGTGGAGATTGCCTCTTACAG GAAACTGCTTGAAGGGGAAGAGACAAGATTCGGTGACTACACACCCTCAACATATACTTACAAACCACAGCCATTAACACATGCAACCTACATGCCAACCAAGACCAAAGCCACCTCAACAAAGGTCATGCctcagtacaggtttgtagaagaAATCATTAGTGCAACAACCAAGGAAGTTAACATGGCAGAGTTGGAATCTGATTACAAGATAGTGATGGGTCAGGATGGAGAAACACAAGGCGAGGCAGCAGAAAGAGAGGGAGATGTGGACAAGGAACCAAGTGAAGCAGGAGAAGCTgcagaggaaggagaggaagcCGAGGAGGTAGAAGATAAAGGCGGGGAAGAAGAGGCAAAGGGGGATGTTGAAGAAGAGGAAAAAGATGAAGAGGAGGTTACAGAACAAAAGGAtgaagtggatacaggtgaagataAGGTTGAAGAGGCAGAAGAGGATCAGGTAGGAAaggatggagaggttgagaaggaggagGAACAGGTGGAAGAGGAGGTCAAAGAGGAGGGGGTCAAGGTGGAAGTCAAAGAGGAGGAGGTCAAAGAGGATGAGGTCAAAGATGTCAAAGAGGACGAGGTCAAAGAGGACGAGGTCAAAGAGGATGAGGTCAAAGAGGACGAGGTCAAAGAGGATGAGGCTGAAGGAAAGGAAGAGAAGCTTAAAGAGGAAGAGACGGTTGAAGTAAAGGATGAAGAGGCTAAAGAAAAGGTTGAAGAGAAAGCAGTAAAGGAAAAGGTTGAGGAGGTTAAAGAGAAGACTGAAGAGGAAAAGGCTGACATAAAAGATGGAGAGAAAGTTGAAGAGAAGGCTGAAGAGCAAAAAGCTGAAGAGAAGGAGGAAGAGAAGGTGGAAGAGAAGGTGGAAGTAAAGGATAAAGCTGAAGAGAAGGTGGAAGAAAAGGTGGAACAGAAGGAGGAAGTAAAGGATAAAGCTGAAGAAAAGGAGGAAGTAAAGGTGGAAGAGAAGGAGGAAGTAAAGGATAAAGCTGAAGAAAAGGAGGAAGTAAAGGTGGAAGAGAAGGAGGAAGTAAAGGATAAAGCTGAAGAAAAGGAGGAAGAGaaaagagaagggaagagaaggagg AGTAAAGGAGAAGCTGAAGAGAAGGTGGAAGAGAAGGCAGAAGAGAAGAAAGCTGAAGGGAAGGCAGAAGAGGTGGTGGAAGAAAAGGCAGAAGAGAAGAAAGAAGAGAAAGCAGAAGGAAAGGTTGAAGAAAAGATTTCTGAACAAAAGGCTGAAGCAAAAGTCATTTCTAAGACAAAGGAAGGTGAAGGTGTAACGGGAGCATCGGTGGTGAAGGGGGGCGATCAGGTTGAGGATAAGCTAATGGGCAAGGATGAAAAGGCAAAAGTGCCAGACACCAAAGTAGCAGGAGGGGAGAGCCAGTTAACTTCAGGAACCAAGCCAATGAATGGTAAAGAAACAGTGACAGAGACTGAGACCAAGGATGAAGCAGCTTCCACAGAGAACGGCCAGGGGACACAGTAA
- the LOC129712861 gene encoding LOW QUALITY PROTEIN: neurofilament medium polypeptide-like (The sequence of the model RefSeq protein was modified relative to this genomic sequence to represent the inferred CDS: inserted 2 bases in 1 codon; deleted 2 bases in 1 codon), which yields MSSAWNPLPYRHMQYEPGRDPVPVPRLSGTSGRRSARSLGLAQHITPGLGYYPQDGPAERMSEKQLMQGLNDRFAGYIDKVRHLEQQNRGLEAEMGRLRQRQASPSRLAAVYGPELDQMRRLVRDTEWQKAEAQLERERLEERLREVAARCEDQEQMRQRLEVEARGYMKDSEDSRRVKLQLDKRALALVEEVVALRDTHHDQVSDLRGHIQAPPLTHSPKPGLAAELREIRAQMEGCTGTDLGQAEELFRFRAAALGQAAQTNSEALQRSRQEIGEFRRQLHSKTVELEAARGTKQSLDRQLSDIEDRHDSELLQYQGTIQQLEHELINTKCEMSQHLSEYQDLLNVKTALDVEIASYRKLLEGEETWFGSMGCSVAPSYTYRQTQSLTHSIYAPASAQGTPTKTAPRYKFVEEIISETTKEVDMDELEASGLRVMSEDGSGDGVDEEWSTRPEDEATTAEASDEEEAERSSETKEDSAEEGGIESNEPEEKVTTSGAESDAGITESKCGKESGVDDSAVQAEGGIVEEETAGSEEEVREGESKEGNALESEEIGKSIEPSEEQSLTEGKDVDEEKPSERKAEREDIAGITVSNEQEATETKAAAEEVSTSDKTESVKQGVMEGSQRKEERSGKRQSEERVHQQQEELKVMKQKTTVASEVRGESEGDKKEDKVEKAKEESRGDERETAPRILAKESESQKAKVETREEITRPEVIGQVEKPQHQIEGSKKLSVSKEGNEGSQEKGETKEEQSEKEKGESEENVEKISVERVEEKKVAETPRSKDQQSGDKDQQSGDKDQQSGDKDQQSGDKSPQSGDKGPLSGEKVQQSGDKSPQSGDKSPLSGDKGPQSGDKGPQSGDKSQSGDKDQQSGDKGPQSGDKSQSGDKDQQSGDKGPLLGDKSPLSGDKSPLSGDKGPLSGDKSPQSGDKSPQSGDKSPQSGDKDQQSGDKSPQSGDKDQQSGDKSPQSGDKSPLSGDKGPLSGDKGPLSGDKGPQSGDKSPHNQGDKSPLSGDKGPLSGDKSPLSGDKSPLSGDKTQSADKRPLSWEKSPPSGDEKEPSADKSPPSADKSPLSGDKSPLSGDSGDKSPLSGDKSPLSGDKGPLSGDKGPLSGDKGPLLGDKTQSEDKGPLSGDKSPLSGDKGPTXSGDKSPLSGDKGPLSGDKSPLSGDKGPSGDKSPLSGDKGPQSGDKSPLSGDKGPLSGDKGPLSGDKGPLSGDKSPLSAEKVQPFGDKQTQSGERVPGSGDRSPQPGDKGLQSGDKVTQSGDKSPPSGDKDSVAIINGLDINMDNEESEAEIDKKMPNTPEVVQKITEKTTEHTTISKVSITRTVNEDMTTVVTVATADPESAAKESK from the exons ATGAGCTCCGCCTGGAACCCGCTGCCCTACCGGCACATGCAGTATGAGCCCGGCCGGGACCCGGTGCCCGTCCCGCGGCTGTCCGGCACCTCTGGCCGGCGTAGCGCCCGCAGCCTCGGGCTAGCCCAGCACATAACCCCGGGCCTGGGCTACTACCCCCAGGACGGTCCGGCGGAAAGGATGAGCGAGAAGCAGTTGATGCAAGGACTGAATGACCGCTTCGCCGGTTATATCGACAAGGTCCGGCATCTGGAGCAGCAGAACCGGGGGCTGGAGGCGGAGATGGGGCGGCTTAGGCAGCGGCAGGCCTCGCCGTCCCGCCTGGCCGCCGTCTACGGCCCGGAGCTCGATCAGATGCGCCGCCTGGTGCGGGATACGGAGTGGCAAAAGGCGGAGGCTCAGCTGGAGCGGGAGCGGCTTGAGGAGCGGCTGCGGGAAGTGGCGGCTCGGTGCGAGGACCAGGAGCAGATGCGGCAACGGCTGGAGGTGGAAGCCCGTGGCTACATGAAAGACAGCGAGGATTCGCGGCGAGTTAAGTTGCAACTGGACAAGAGAGCGCTGGCGTTGGTCGAAGAGGTGGTCGCGCTACGGGACACCCACCACGACCAGGTGTCCGACTTACGCGGCCACATCCAGGCGCCTCCACTCACACACTCGCCCAAACCCGGCCTGGCGGCGGAGTTGCGGGAGATCCGAGCTCAGATGGAGGGTTGTACCGGCACCGACCTGGGCCAGGCCGAGGAGTTGTTCCGCTTCAGGGCCGCCGCGCTCGGACAGGCCGCTCAGACCAACAGCGAGGCGCTGCAACGCAGCCGGCAGGAGATCGGAGAGTTCCGGCGCCAACTTCACTCCAAGACCGTGGAGCTGGAGGCGGCGCGGGGAACCAAACAGTCTCTGGACCGGCAGCTGAGCGACATTGAGGACAGGCACGACTCCGAGCTGCTGCAGTACCAG GGCACCATCCAACAGCTGGAGCACGaactgataaacacaaaatgtgagATGTCCCAACACCTGAGTGAGTACCAGGACCTGCTCAATGTCAAGACGGCCTTGGACGTGGAGATTGCTTCGTACAG GAAACTACTGGAAGGCGAGGAGACATGGTTTGGTTCCATGGGTTGCAGCGTCGCCCCTTCCTACACGTACAGACAGACTCAATCGCTGACTCATTCCATCTACGCCCCGGCCAGCGCGCAGGGCACTCCCACCAAGACAGCCCCTCGGTACAAGTTTGTGGAAGAAATTATCAGTGAAACAACCAAAGAGGTCGACATGGACGAGCTGGAAGCCTCTGGGCTGAGAGTCATGTCTGAGGACGGGTCTGGGGATGGAGTGGACGAGGAATGGTCAACCAGGCCGGAGGACGAGGCAACCACAGCCGAAGCCTCGGATGAAGAGGAGGCCGAGAGGAGCAGTGAAACTAAGGAAGACAGCGCAGAGGAAGGCGGCATCGAGAGTAACGAACCTGAGGAGAAAGTCACTACATCTGGAGCAGAGAGTGACGCGGGTATAACAGAAAGCAAATGTGGGAAAGAGAGTGGAGTAGATGACAGCGCTGTCCAGGCGGAGGGAGGGATAGTGGAGGAGGAGACTGCAGGTAGTGAAGAGGAGGttagagagggagaaagcaaagaggGAAACGCGTTGGAAAGTGAAGAAATTGGTAAATCAATTGAACCGTCTGAAGAGCAAAGTCTTACCGAGGGGAAAGACGTCGACGAGGAAAAACCGTCAGAAAGAAAAGCAGAGAGAGAAGATATTGCAGGAATCACAGTGTCTAATGAGCAGGAAGCAACAGAAACAAAAGCAGCGGCTGAAGAAGTTAGCACAAGCGATAAAACCGAGAGTGTTAAACAAGGAGTGATGGAGGGAAGTCAGCGTAAAGAGGAAAGAAGCGGCAAGCGACAGAGTGAAGAGCGAGTACATCAACAGCAGGAGGAGTTGAAAGTAATGAAGCAAAAAACAACTGTTGCGTCTGAAGTCAGAGGGGAAAGTGAAGGTGATAAGAAAGAGGATAAAGTGGAGAAAGCAAAAGAGGAATCACGAGGAGACGAGAGAGAAACTGCTCCCCGAATATTAGCAAAAGAAAGCGAAAGCCAGAAAGCTAAAGTTgaaacaagggaagagataacAAGGCCTGAGGTGATTGGGCAAGTGGAGAAACCGCAGCATCAGATAGAAGGCAGCAAGAAACTCTCTGTCTCCAAGGAGGGGAACGAAGGCAGTCAAGAGAAAGGAGAAACAAAGGAAGAACAGAGTGagaaagagaaaggagaaagTGAAGAAAATGTAGAGAAAATCTCAGTAGAAAGAGTGGAAGAAAAAAAGGTAGCTGAAACTCCCAGAAGCAAGGACCAACAATCTGGGGACAAGGACCAACAATCTGGGGACAAGGACCAACAATCTGGGGACAAGGACCAACAATCTGGGGACAAGAGTCCACAGTCTGGGGACAAGGGTCCACTATCGGGGGAGAAGGTCCAACAATCTGGGGACAAGAGTCCACAGTCTGGGGACAAGAGTCCACTATCGGGGGACAAGGGTCCACAGTCTGGGGACAAGGGTCCACAGTCTGGGGACAAGAGTCAGTCTGGGGACAAGGACCAACAATCAGGGGACAAGGGTCCACAGTCTGGGGACAAGAGTCAGTCTGGGGACAAGGACCAACAATCGGGGGACAAGGGTCCACTATTGGGGGACAAGAGTCCACTATCAGGGGACAAGAGTCCACTATCGGGGGACAAGGGTCCACTATCGGGGGACAAGAGCCCACAATCAGGGGACAAGAGCCCACAATCAGGGGACAAGAGCCCACAATCTGGGGACAAGGACCAACAATCTGGGGACAAGAGCCCACAATCTGGGGACAAGGACCAACAATCAGGGGACAAGAGTCCACAATCAGGGGACAAGAGTCCACTATCGGGGGACAAGGGTCCACTATCGGGGGACAAGGGTCCACTATCGGGGGACAAGGGACCACAATCTGGGGACAAGAGTCC CCACAATCAGGGGGACAAGAGTCCACTATCGGGGGACAAGGGTCCACTATCGGGGGACAAGAGTCCACTATCGGGGGACAAGAGTCCACTATCGGGGGACAAGACTCAATCTGCGGACAAGAGGCCACTATCGTGGGAGAAGAGTCCACCATCGGGGGACGAGAAGGAACCATCGGCGGACAAGAGTCCACCATCGGCGGACAAGAGTCCACTATCGGGGGACAAGAGTCCACTATCGGGGGAC TCAGGGGACAAGAGTCCACTATCCGGGGACAAGAGTCCACTATCGGGGGACAAGGGTCCACTATCGGGGGACAAGGGTCCACTATCAGGGGACAAGGGTCCACTATTGGGGGACAAGACTCAGTCTGAGGACAAGGGTCCACTATCGGGGGACAAGAGTCCACTATCGGGGGACAAGGGTCCAAC ATCGGGGGACAAGAGTCCACTATCGGGGGACAAGGGTCCACTATCGGGGGACAAGAGTCCACTATCGGGGGACAAGGGTCCATCGGGGGACAAGAGTCCACTATCGGGGGACAAGGGTCCACAGTCTGGGGACAAGAGTCCACTATCGGGGGACAAGGGTCCACTATCGGGGGACAAGGGTCCACTATCGGGGGACAAGGGTCCACTATCGGGGGACAAGAGTCCACTATCGGCGGAGAAGGTCCAACCATTTGGGGACAAACAAACACAGTCTGGGGAGAGGGTCCCAGGGTCAGGAGACAGGAGCCCACAGCCTGGAGACAAAGGGCTACAGTCGGGAGACAAGGTTACACAGTCAGGGGACAAGAGCCCGCCGTCTGGGGACAAGGACTCAGTGGCCATCATAAATGGGTTGGACATCAACATGGATAATGAAGAAAGTGAAGCTGAAATTGATAAGAAGATGCCAAATACCCCAGAGGTCGTTCAGAAGATCACAGAGAAGACAACTGAGCACACGACGATATCTAAAGTCTCCATCACCCGCACAGTGAATGAGGATATGACGACGGTGGTAACAGTGGCCACAGCAGACCCAGAGAGTGCCGCCAAGGAAAGTAAATGA